From Mucilaginibacter rubeus, a single genomic window includes:
- a CDS encoding gluconate 2-dehydrogenase subunit 3 family protein — protein sequence MDRRTVIKNLALIIGGAALLPACSQDKAKSKVALKNIDITADQEQLIGDVAETIIPKTTTPGAKDLQLHLFVLKMLDDCYKKEDQQAFVTGMGHFADQSKKLYSKTFDQLDTKTREAFLLGIEQEGKAEEAAAQKSGDEKNAAPATPPAGKYSPELKKFYSIVKRQTINGYTNSKYFMTNIVVYELVPGRYNAHFPYKQKQAV from the coding sequence ATGGACCGGCGTACCGTCATTAAAAACCTGGCTTTGATAATAGGAGGGGCAGCATTGCTTCCGGCCTGTTCGCAGGATAAAGCAAAGTCGAAGGTTGCACTTAAAAATATCGATATCACTGCCGATCAGGAGCAGTTGATAGGCGATGTAGCTGAAACTATTATTCCTAAAACAACAACACCGGGCGCTAAAGACCTGCAACTGCATTTATTTGTACTGAAGATGCTGGATGATTGCTATAAAAAAGAAGATCAGCAGGCGTTTGTAACCGGTATGGGACATTTTGCAGATCAGTCTAAAAAATTATATAGTAAAACGTTTGACCAGCTGGATACTAAAACCCGCGAAGCATTTTTGCTGGGTATAGAGCAGGAGGGTAAAGCGGAAGAAGCCGCTGCTCAGAAAAGTGGCGATGAAAAAAATGCTGCACCGGCCACGCCACCAGCAGGCAAATATTCGCCCGAACTTAAAAAGTTTTACAGCATCGTAAAAAGGCAAACCATAAACGGTTACACCAATTCAAAATATTTCATGACCAATATAGTGGTATATGAACTTGTGCCGGGTAGGTACAATGCGCATTTCCCTTATAAACAAAAGCAAGCAGTATAA